One genomic window of Campylobacter fetus subsp. fetus includes the following:
- a CDS encoding ABC transporter substrate-binding protein has translation MRKFIFLNLIFFSLGFSLELSQIEPVMREDLKKAVLVMQNKAISEADKPKKMFELFDGYFDYDLMAKLALSKQYKTLDKEQQIQFKNVFEKKLKQSFTDKLAYYTDQVIEIQSTTMPNKNRFFVNSIIVNEADKYNIVFKFHRASGDNFLIYDVDILGVSIIQTYRSQFEDLSQNVSFDDILKRLEVTSLLDNNETKAK, from the coding sequence TTGAGAAAATTTATATTTTTAAATTTAATATTTTTTAGTTTAGGATTTAGTTTAGAGCTTTCACAGATAGAGCCGGTTATGAGAGAAGATCTTAAAAAAGCAGTTTTAGTTATGCAAAATAAGGCGATATCTGAAGCCGATAAACCAAAAAAGATGTTCGAGCTATTTGATGGGTATTTTGACTATGATCTTATGGCAAAACTCGCACTTTCAAAACAGTATAAAACTCTTGATAAAGAACAACAAATTCAGTTTAAAAACGTGTTTGAAAAAAAGCTCAAGCAGTCTTTTACGGATAAACTTGCTTATTATACCGATCAAGTTATAGAGATACAAAGTACTACTATGCCAAATAAAAATAGATTTTTTGTGAATTCGATTATCGTAAATGAAGCAGATAAATATAACATAGTTTTTAAATTTCACCGTGCTAGCGGTGATAATTTTTTGATTTATGATGTTGATATATTGGGTGTTAGTATTATTCAAACTTATAGATCTCAATTTGAAGATTTAAGTCAAAATGTAAGCTTTGATGATATTTTAAAACGTTTAGAGGTTACTAGTTTGTTAGATAACAATGAAACCAAAGCCAAATAA
- a CDS encoding BON domain-containing protein: protein MKYIFLIFLALMFSGCLTTIGTGMNANTIYNVYSVSQDERGIYSIIRDKVIKTKIQAKIASTKNLSNFDIDVESFWGEVLLIGEVDNVEQKLELVDIAKNSSGVRKIKTYIRLKSDRECSSSDEIAILAQLKKELFSDSLINGTNIGVSVVQCDVVFSGVVDKIEQEKRAIWYAMHTKNVREIYSFLIVLE, encoded by the coding sequence ATGAAATATATATTCCTAATTTTCTTAGCTTTAATGTTTAGCGGATGTCTAACAACAATAGGCACAGGTATGAACGCCAACACGATTTATAATGTTTATAGCGTTTCGCAAGACGAGAGGGGAATTTACTCCATTATAAGAGATAAAGTCATCAAAACAAAAATTCAAGCCAAAATAGCAAGCACAAAAAATCTTAGCAATTTCGATATAGATGTAGAGTCATTTTGGGGAGAAGTTCTGCTTATAGGCGAAGTAGATAATGTTGAGCAAAAATTAGAATTAGTAGATATCGCAAAAAACAGTAGCGGCGTCAGAAAGATAAAAACATATATAAGATTAAAAAGCGATAGAGAGTGCAGCTCATCTGATGAAATTGCGATTTTAGCTCAGCTTAAAAAAGAGCTATTTTCAGATAGTCTTATAAATGGAACAAACATAGGCGTAAGCGTAGTTCAATGCGATGTAGTTTTTAGTGGAGTAGTAGATAAAATAGAACAAGAAAAAAGAGCTATTTGGTATGCTATGCATACAAAAAACGTCAGAGAAATTTACTCTTTTTTGATAGTTTTAGAATGA
- a CDS encoding efflux RND transporter permease subunit has translation MKKAFKTVVAFPKTVLTLSIIICLFFGYFTTKLEIDASTQTLLLENDRELFVYREVSKRYETPNFLVAAYTPNNDLLSDKTLEKIKIISDELEKINGVISVFSILNAPLLQNSNVPLSDLIKHIPNLMDKDINKTAAKNEFLTSALYKNSLVSSDFITTAIVINLKTNEKYNEYIQKKDFLNLKDKNGTINKYEKQELLNLNKEFKIYRDELREKEHENIENIKSVLRKYSGDEKLFLGGINMIADDMVGYVKNDLITYGISVLLLLIFCLWLFFRQIRFIIIPVLVCFLSVVSASGIFGFFGYEITVISSNYVALQLIITISVVIHLIVAYRELYLLHPKYTQIQLIYLTLQSRANPCFFAIFTTVIGFFSLCLSDIKPIIMLGAMMSFGISVSLIISFVVFGSLLALLDKKEPKRSFENSFKLTIWCAQAAINYRKTIYLVSFVIVMVGIYGIAQLRVENSFIGYFKQNTEIYRGMEVIDKKLGGTVPLDITIKFKDSSALNSDHQNDILDDFESEFNAKVGDPEYWFSSYKMDIVKKVTKFLEDRNFIGNVSSLGTLLEVGKNLNGGKELDSLSLAILYNGLPDEYKKVLLTPFVSIEDNEVHFVIRTIDSDENLRRDEFIKSLKKDLEILLANDEVSANVSGVMVLYNNMLQNLFSSQVDTFVFVVLALFIVFVFIFKSIKLSIIGIVSNLVPLCMVFGVMGIANIPLDIMSITIAAISLGIGVDDIIHYIHRYKIEIRTKDKIEAIKSSHASIGYAMYYTSFAVFLGFSVMSFSNFWPTIYFGVLTDLVMVMMLLGALVLLPALILSFHSKTIKKE, from the coding sequence ATGAAAAAAGCCTTTAAAACAGTTGTTGCTTTTCCAAAAACTGTTTTAACATTAAGCATTATTATCTGTCTGTTTTTCGGATATTTTACAACGAAACTTGAAATAGACGCTTCAACTCAGACTCTGCTTTTGGAAAACGATCGCGAACTTTTTGTTTATAGAGAAGTTTCAAAGAGATATGAAACGCCTAATTTTTTAGTTGCCGCTTATACCCCAAATAATGATCTTTTATCGGATAAAACTCTTGAAAAAATAAAAATAATATCCGACGAACTAGAAAAAATTAATGGTGTAATTAGCGTTTTTTCTATACTAAATGCACCTCTTTTGCAAAATAGCAATGTCCCTTTAAGTGATCTTATAAAACATATTCCAAATTTAATGGATAAAGATATAAATAAAACTGCAGCTAAAAATGAATTTTTAACTAGCGCACTTTATAAAAATAGTCTAGTAAGCAGCGATTTTATTACGACTGCAATTGTTATAAATTTAAAAACAAATGAAAAATATAATGAATATATACAAAAAAAGGATTTTTTAAATTTAAAAGATAAAAACGGTACTATAAATAAATATGAAAAGCAAGAACTCCTAAATTTAAATAAAGAATTTAAAATTTATAGAGATGAACTTCGCGAAAAAGAGCATGAAAATATAGAGAATATAAAGAGCGTTCTACGCAAATATAGCGGCGATGAGAAGCTGTTTTTAGGTGGTATAAATATGATAGCCGATGATATGGTAGGATATGTTAAAAACGATCTTATCACATACGGTATTAGTGTGCTGCTTTTGTTGATATTTTGTTTGTGGTTATTTTTTAGGCAAATTAGATTTATAATTATACCTGTTTTAGTATGTTTTTTAAGCGTAGTTTCGGCGAGCGGTATTTTTGGATTTTTTGGCTATGAAATAACAGTTATCAGCTCAAACTATGTTGCTTTGCAGCTTATAATTACTATTTCTGTAGTTATACATCTGATAGTCGCGTATAGAGAACTCTATTTATTGCATCCAAAATATACTCAAATACAGCTAATTTATCTTACTTTGCAATCTCGCGCAAATCCTTGTTTTTTCGCTATTTTTACAACCGTTATCGGATTTTTTTCTCTTTGTTTGAGCGATATCAAGCCTATTATTATGCTTGGCGCGATGATGAGTTTTGGCATAAGTGTATCATTGATAATATCGTTTGTAGTTTTTGGAAGTCTTCTCGCTCTTTTGGATAAAAAAGAGCCTAAAAGAAGTTTTGAAAATAGTTTTAAGCTTACTATTTGGTGTGCTCAAGCTGCGATTAATTATAGAAAAACAATATATTTAGTTAGTTTTGTCATTGTTATGGTCGGAATTTACGGAATTGCTCAATTAAGAGTAGAAAATAGTTTTATAGGATATTTCAAGCAAAATACCGAAATTTACAGAGGTATGGAGGTTATAGATAAAAAACTCGGTGGAACAGTTCCTCTTGATATAACAATTAAATTTAAAGATAGTTCCGCTTTAAATTCGGATCATCAAAATGATATTTTAGATGATTTTGAAAGCGAGTTTAATGCTAAAGTAGGTGATCCTGAATACTGGTTTTCAAGCTATAAAATGGATATAGTGAAAAAGGTTACTAAATTTTTAGAAGATAGAAATTTTATAGGAAACGTAAGCTCTTTAGGCACTCTTTTAGAAGTCGGCAAAAACTTAAACGGCGGTAAAGAGTTAGATTCTCTTAGCTTGGCGATTTTATACAATGGGTTGCCCGATGAGTATAAAAAAGTTTTATTAACTCCATTTGTGAGCATAGAAGATAATGAAGTTCATTTTGTGATTAGAACTATTGATAGTGATGAGAATTTAAGGCGGGACGAGTTTATAAAAAGCTTGAAAAAAGATCTTGAAATTTTGCTTGCTAATGATGAAGTGAGCGCTAATGTTAGCGGCGTTATGGTGCTTTATAATAATATGCTTCAAAATTTATTTTCTTCTCAAGTAGATACGTTTGTTTTTGTCGTTTTAGCTCTTTTTATTGTATTTGTTTTTATATTTAAGAGTATAAAACTATCTATTATCGGTATTGTTTCAAATTTAGTTCCGCTTTGTATGGTTTTTGGAGTTATGGGTATAGCAAATATTCCGCTTGATATAATGAGTATCACGATAGCTGCTATTAGCTTAGGAATCGGTGTTGATGATATAATCCATTATATCCATAGATACAAGATCGAGATAAGAACAAAAGATAAAATAGAAGCCATAAAATCAAGTCATGCTAGCATAGGGTATGCTATGTACTATACCTCATTTGCCGTATTTTTAGGATTTAGCGTGATGAGTTTTAGTAACTTTTGGCCTACGATATACTTTGGAGTTTTAACAGATCTTGTTATGGTGATGATGCTTTTGGGTGCTTTAGTATTGCTTCCAGCGCTTATACTATCATTTCATTCTAAAACTATCAAAAAAGAGTAA